From Lactobacillus sp. PV012:
AAATATGGTCCAGAAATGTTTAGACTTGAAGATCGTCATGGACGTGAAAGTTTATTAGGACCTACTCATGAAGAAACATTTACAGAAATTATTGCTAAAAATTTAAAGAGCTATAAGCAAATGCCAATCGCTCTTTACCAAATTCAAACAAAGTTTCGTGATGAAAATCGTCCTCGTTTTGGTTTATTACGTGGTCGTGAATTTATTATGCTTGATGCATATAGTTTTGCTGCAAATCGCGATCAATTAGATAAGCAATTTGATGATGAAAAAATGGCATTTGAAAAGATTTTTGAACGTTGTGGCATCGAAGTGCGTCCGGTTATTGCAGATTCAGGAACAATGGGTGGAAAAAACTCAACTGAATTTCAAGCACCTGCTGCAATTGGGGAAGATACAATTGCAACCAATGAAACTGGAACATATTCTGCTAACTTAGAAATGGCAAAGAGTATCGATACTTTTACTCAAGATCCAGAAGATCCAAAAGAATTAACTAAGGTAGCCACTCCTGGAGCAGACAGTATTGAAAAATTAGCTGACTTCTTAGATGTTCCAGCTACCAGAATTGTTAAAAGCATTTTATTTATTGCGGATGGAAAGAAAGTTTTAGTTTTAATTCGTGGTGATAAAGAAATCAATGAAGTAAAATTAACTCATTTATTAGATGCCGATGATTTACATCCAGCTGATGCACAAGAATTAGAAAAGATCACTGGTAGTGCTAAGGGTGGCGTTGGTCCAATTAATGCAGATTGGGCAGATGAAATCGTAGCTGATGAAAGTATTAAAGATCTTTATAATGTTGTTGTTGGCGCAAATGAAACAGATTTCCAATTTACTAATGCTAATTTAGATCGTGATTTTAAAGTAGATAGATTTGCTGACCTTCGAGTAGCTAATGAAGGTGAACCTGATCCAGTAGATCATTTACCATTAAAATTTACAACTTCAATTGAAGTAGGTCATATCTTTAAATTAGGTACTTACTACACAGAAAATATGGGTGCTGATTTCCTTGATAACCAAGGAAAAGCAAAACCAGTTATTATGGGTTCATATGGAATTGGAGTAACGCGGATGTTGTCTGCTGCTGTTGAACAACATTTAACAGAAAATGGTATTAATTGGCCAAAAGAAATTGCTCCTTTTACAATTCAATTAATTCAGATGAAAATGAAAGATGAAGTTCAAACTAAAGTAGCTGAAAAGCTTGAAAAAAATCTTTCAACGAAGTATGATGTTTTATACGACGATCGAAATGAGCGCCCAGGTGTTAAGTTTAATGATGCCGACTTAGTTGGTGCCCCAATTAGAATTACTATTGGTCGCAAAGCCGGTGAAGGAATCGTTGAAGTAAAAGTAGCTGGTTCTGAAGAAAAAGAAGAAGTTAAACTTGAAGATTTGGACGCATATATTGCTAAAAAATTGAATTAAGGTAATTAATGTGACTAAGAAAAATCAACTTTTTTTACATTTATTAGAACAAATTAAATTTCCAGATACATTTGAAGATAATGACATTCTTCAAAAAGGGGAAATACAAGACGTGGATGTATTTGCAACTGAAAAAAAGTGGCAAATCCACGTTTTTTTAAGTACACCATTAAAATTTAAAACGTATCATTCATTTATAGAGGCTTTAAAAGCTAGCTTTGTTGATATCGTAGATGTCGAATTGGAAATTAAGACTCAGGATGGTGCAAGTGATTTTTTACCGGATTATTGGAATTATGTAATTGAAAATAGTAAATTACCTACATTACAAAAACAAGTTTTGGTAAAAGAGATCCCAAAGTTAAAGGACAATAAATGGTTTATTGCTTGCACAAATAAAACGGCTGAAGAGCTTTTAACAGAAAATGTTCTTGCAGGTTTAAATGAGGAATTTAGAAAATACGGTTTCTTTAATATAAAATTTGCTACAGAAATTAGTACAGGGCAGGAAAGTGAAAATTTAAAGAGTTTAGAGGAACAAGAAAAGGCACATCAAGAAGCGATGCAAAACCTTTTTGAGCAAACTCCGCCTCCACCCATTTCACCTTCAAATGGTGAAAAGACTCAGCGAAGAGAATTTTCACATGGTAAAAAGGTAAGCCCCAAGGCTAAATTTATCCAAATAAAGGAACTAGAAGATGGGGTTAGAAATGTTCTGATTGAAGGAAATATTTTTAATATTGAACTAAAGGAATTAAAATCTGGCAATTTTATTGTTACTGGAGATATTACAGACTATACCGATTCGATTGGCTTTAAGAAGTTTGTTTCAAAAGGTGAAGAGGCAGATTTTTATAAAAGCATCAAACCAGGAACTTGGGCTAAAATCCAAGGTGGCGTTAGTGATGATCAGTGGCAACATGAATTGGTATTCAATATTAGAAGTATTGAGGTTATCGAACATAAGGGTCGCCAAGAAAAATATGTAGGTGAAGACAAGCATATTGAACTCCATACTCATACAACCATGAGTCAATTAGATGCAGTTTCTACAGCAACTGATTACATTAAGGCAGCTAAAAAGTTTGGCCAAAAGGCAGTGGCCATTACTGATCATGCTGATGTGCAAGCATTTCCGGAAGCTTTTGGTGCAGGGAAGAAAGAAGATATTAAAGTTCTTTATGGTTATGAAGCAAATGCAATTGATGATCATGCAAAGCTTGTTTTAAATCCAACTGAAATGGACTATCGTGATCGAGAATATGTAATTTTTGACGTAGAAACTACAGGACTTTCTTCTGTTTATGACACTATTATTGAAATTGGTGCTGTTAAAATGAAAAATGGGGAAGTTATTGAAAAATTTGATGAATTTATTAATCCCCATCATCCCTTGAGTGACACAACCATCAATTTAACTTCAATTACTGATGAAATGGTAAGTAAAGCCGATGATGAAGAAGATGTTATCAAACGCTTTAAGGACTTTTATGGGGATCGTCCTTTGTGTGGACATAATGTTCAGTTTGATGTTGGCTTTATTAATGCAGCTTTAAGAAGAGCTGGAATGGAAGAAATTACTCAACCAGTTGTTGATACACTGGAAGTTTCACGTTTACTTCATCCAGAACAAACTCGGCATACTTTAGATTCGTTAGCTAAAAAGTATGATGTTGTTTTGGAACATCACCATAGAGCCAACCAAGATGCTGAGGCAACTGGCTACTTAATGTTTAAGTTATTGGATGCCTTTTATGCACGTTTTAATGAAGCAGATCTTGGCAAAATGAATGATTATGCCAAATTTGGTGAAGTGTACAAACGTGCCCGTCCCTCACATATGACTGTTTTAGCCTTAAATCAAAAAGGCTTAAAAAATATGTATAAATTAATTTCTTTAGCGAGCACACAATATTTTTATCGAGAACCACGGACACCAAAGTCAGAATTAGATAAATATCATGAAGGTTTGCTTTTTGGAAGCGGGTGTGGCGAAGGTGAAGTATTTGTGGCGATGATGCAAAAAGGATACGACGCCGCAAAAGAAGTAGCCCAGTTCTATGACTTTTTAGAAATTCAGCCACCAGCTGCTTATGAAACTTTAATTGAAGATGAATTAATTAAAGATAGAGCAGAATTAGAAGAAATCATTGGAAATATTTATAAGCTGGGAAAAGAATTACATATTCCAGTTGTAGCAACTAGTGATTCACACTACGTTGATTCTCACCAAAAAATATATCGTAAAATTTTATTGGAATCTAAAAAAGGATACACGAAGAAAAATAAAAATATTCCTGATCTTCCATTTTACACTACACAAGAATTACTTGATGCCTTTTCATTTTTAGGTGAAGAGATTGCAAAGGAAATTGTAATTACAAATTCAAATGCAATTGCAGATAAAATTGAAGAAATTTCTCCAGTTAAAAGTGGTTTATATCCACCAAAGATTGATAATGCTGATGAAGAAATGAAAAAACTTACCTATGATAAGGCTTATGAGCTTTACGGTAAGCCTTTACCTAAGATTGTAAAAGATAGGGTAGAGATGGAATTAAATTCTATTATTTCTAATGGGTATGCAGTAATTTATTTGATATCACAACGTTTAGTAGCAAAATCCAATAAAGATGGATATTTAGTTGGTTCACGAGGGTCTGTTGGATCTAGCTTGGTAGCAACCCTATCAGGAATAACAGAAGTTAACCCTTTAGCACCCCATTATCGCTGTGCAAGTTGCCAGTACTCAGAATTTTTTGAAAATGGGGAATATGGTTCTGGATATGACTTGCCAGATAAAAAGTGCCCTAAGTGTGGTGCTGAATTAGTAAAAGATGGTCAGGATATTCCATTTGCAACCTTCTTAGGGTTCCATGGAGATAAGGTTCCTGATATTGATTTAAACTTTTCAGGAGATTACCAACCAGTAGCTCATAATTATATTCGGGTAATGTTTGGCCCTGATAATTCTTATCGTGCAGGAACGATTGGCACTGTAGCGGATAAAACTGCCTATGGTTATGCAAAACATTACGAAGATGAAAATGAACTTCATTTGCGTAAGGCAGAACTTGAGCGTTTAGCAACAGGAGCCACAGGGGTTAAAAGAACAACTGGACAACACCCTGCAGGAATTGTTGTGGTACCAAATGATATGGATATTTATGACTTTACTCCTGTACAGTATCCTGCCGATGACCAAAAAGCAGCCTGGCTTACTACTCACTTTGATTTCCATGCCATTCACGACAATATCTTAAAATTTGATATTTTAGGACATGATGATCCTACGATGATCAGAATGTTACAAGATTTATCAGGTGTTGATCCAATGACCATTCCTCCGGATGATCCAGGAGTAATGTCGCTTTTTTCAGGAACAGATATTTTGGGAGTGACGCCAGAACAAATTGGCTCAAATACAGGAACATTAGGAGTACCTGAATTTGGGACAAAATTTGTTCGAGGGATGCTTGAAGAAACGCATCCAAGTACTTTTTCTGAATTGCTTCAAATTTCAGGGCTATCTCATGGTACCGATGTTTGGTTAGGAAATGCTGAAGAATTAATTAATCAAGGAATTTGTGAGTTGAAGAATGTAATTGGTTGTCGTGACAACATTATGATGGACTTAATTCACTGGGGTGTAAAACCAGAAGTCGCATTTTCAACGATGGAATCTGTACGGCATGGACGGGGAATTAGTGAGGAAGATATGGCCGTTTTGAAGAAAAATGACAAAATTCCTGACTGGTATATTGATTCTTGCTTAAAGATTAAATATATGTTCCCTAAGGCTCACGCAACAGCTTATATTTTAATGGCCCTTAGAATTGCTTGGTTTAAGGTTTATTATCCAGTAATTTACTACACAGCTTATTTCTCTGTACGAGCAGACTTGTTTGACTTAGTAGCAATGAGTCATGGAAAAAATACAGTAAAAGCAGCCATGAAGGCAATTCAAGACCAGGGAATGGATGCTTCAGCTAAAGATAAATCTTTATTGACCGTTTTAGAAATTGCAAATGAATGTTTAGAGCGTGGAATTAAGATTAAAATGGTAGATATTGAAAAGTCAGAAGCTACAGAGTTTAAGATTCTTGATGATCACACAATTTTAGCACCATTTAATGCGGTGCCAGGATTAGGTGACAATGCTGCTCGTCAAATTGTAGCGGCTAGAACTGAACAAAAATTTCTTTCAAAAGAAGATTTAGCAACTAGAGGAAAAGTATCTCAAACTATTATGGATTATTTTGAAAAAAATGAAGTTTTAGAAGGGATGCCAGATCAAAATCAGCTTTCACTTTTTTAAGGTAAGAAATTTTACAAACATTGATAATTATGCTATCCTAACAGTAGTTCGAATAGCGAGTTCGAGTGAGCAGAAATGCTCACTCTTTTTAGTACGGAGGAATCAAAATTGGCAAAAGTTACTGAAATTGTTGCAAATGTAGTTGCTCCCATCGCACAGGCTCGTGGAGACGAACTCGTTGATGTAGAATACGTTAAGGAACGTTCACAATATTATCTTCGAGTATACGTTGACCGAGTTCCAGGTGGGATTGATATTGAAGAAATTGCTGAATTAAGTGATATTGTTTCTGAAAAACTTGATGAATTGGAGCCAGATCCATTTCCTCAACCTTATATCTTAGAGCTTTCTTCTCCTGGATTGGAACGTCCAATTAAAACAGAAAAGGATTGGGAAAAGGCAAAGGGAGAATATGTTCATGTCGGTCTTTATAAAAAGATTGATGGCAATAAGATGTATGAAGGAACTTTGAAGGATTTTGATGAAGACAAAGTTATATTAGATGTAAAAATCAAAACTCGCAGAAAAGAAATTGAAA
This genomic window contains:
- a CDS encoding proline--tRNA ligase; protein product: MRQSKFFMPTLKEAPSDAVAKSHQLMLRGGYIRQVTAGVYAYLPLGYRVLRKAENIIEQEMDKINVPEMMMPHLLPATMWEESGRLQKYGPEMFRLEDRHGRESLLGPTHEETFTEIIAKNLKSYKQMPIALYQIQTKFRDENRPRFGLLRGREFIMLDAYSFAANRDQLDKQFDDEKMAFEKIFERCGIEVRPVIADSGTMGGKNSTEFQAPAAIGEDTIATNETGTYSANLEMAKSIDTFTQDPEDPKELTKVATPGADSIEKLADFLDVPATRIVKSILFIADGKKVLVLIRGDKEINEVKLTHLLDADDLHPADAQELEKITGSAKGGVGPINADWADEIVADESIKDLYNVVVGANETDFQFTNANLDRDFKVDRFADLRVANEGEPDPVDHLPLKFTTSIEVGHIFKLGTYYTENMGADFLDNQGKAKPVIMGSYGIGVTRMLSAAVEQHLTENGINWPKEIAPFTIQLIQMKMKDEVQTKVAEKLEKNLSTKYDVLYDDRNERPGVKFNDADLVGAPIRITIGRKAGEGIVEVKVAGSEEKEEVKLEDLDAYIAKKLN
- a CDS encoding PolC-type DNA polymerase III; the encoded protein is MTKKNQLFLHLLEQIKFPDTFEDNDILQKGEIQDVDVFATEKKWQIHVFLSTPLKFKTYHSFIEALKASFVDIVDVELEIKTQDGASDFLPDYWNYVIENSKLPTLQKQVLVKEIPKLKDNKWFIACTNKTAEELLTENVLAGLNEEFRKYGFFNIKFATEISTGQESENLKSLEEQEKAHQEAMQNLFEQTPPPPISPSNGEKTQRREFSHGKKVSPKAKFIQIKELEDGVRNVLIEGNIFNIELKELKSGNFIVTGDITDYTDSIGFKKFVSKGEEADFYKSIKPGTWAKIQGGVSDDQWQHELVFNIRSIEVIEHKGRQEKYVGEDKHIELHTHTTMSQLDAVSTATDYIKAAKKFGQKAVAITDHADVQAFPEAFGAGKKEDIKVLYGYEANAIDDHAKLVLNPTEMDYRDREYVIFDVETTGLSSVYDTIIEIGAVKMKNGEVIEKFDEFINPHHPLSDTTINLTSITDEMVSKADDEEDVIKRFKDFYGDRPLCGHNVQFDVGFINAALRRAGMEEITQPVVDTLEVSRLLHPEQTRHTLDSLAKKYDVVLEHHHRANQDAEATGYLMFKLLDAFYARFNEADLGKMNDYAKFGEVYKRARPSHMTVLALNQKGLKNMYKLISLASTQYFYREPRTPKSELDKYHEGLLFGSGCGEGEVFVAMMQKGYDAAKEVAQFYDFLEIQPPAAYETLIEDELIKDRAELEEIIGNIYKLGKELHIPVVATSDSHYVDSHQKIYRKILLESKKGYTKKNKNIPDLPFYTTQELLDAFSFLGEEIAKEIVITNSNAIADKIEEISPVKSGLYPPKIDNADEEMKKLTYDKAYELYGKPLPKIVKDRVEMELNSIISNGYAVIYLISQRLVAKSNKDGYLVGSRGSVGSSLVATLSGITEVNPLAPHYRCASCQYSEFFENGEYGSGYDLPDKKCPKCGAELVKDGQDIPFATFLGFHGDKVPDIDLNFSGDYQPVAHNYIRVMFGPDNSYRAGTIGTVADKTAYGYAKHYEDENELHLRKAELERLATGATGVKRTTGQHPAGIVVVPNDMDIYDFTPVQYPADDQKAAWLTTHFDFHAIHDNILKFDILGHDDPTMIRMLQDLSGVDPMTIPPDDPGVMSLFSGTDILGVTPEQIGSNTGTLGVPEFGTKFVRGMLEETHPSTFSELLQISGLSHGTDVWLGNAEELINQGICELKNVIGCRDNIMMDLIHWGVKPEVAFSTMESVRHGRGISEEDMAVLKKNDKIPDWYIDSCLKIKYMFPKAHATAYILMALRIAWFKVYYPVIYYTAYFSVRADLFDLVAMSHGKNTVKAAMKAIQDQGMDASAKDKSLLTVLEIANECLERGIKIKMVDIEKSEATEFKILDDHTILAPFNAVPGLGDNAARQIVAARTEQKFLSKEDLATRGKVSQTIMDYFEKNEVLEGMPDQNQLSLF
- the rimP gene encoding ribosome maturation factor RimP codes for the protein MAKVTEIVANVVAPIAQARGDELVDVEYVKERSQYYLRVYVDRVPGGIDIEEIAELSDIVSEKLDELEPDPFPQPYILELSSPGLERPIKTEKDWEKAKGEYVHVGLYKKIDGNKMYEGTLKDFDEDKVILDVKIKTRRKEIEIPRDAIANIRFAVEF